ATCCATCCTAAGCACAGTGAAAATGCAATCATTCCATCATTTGTTATTACCTGCCAAATATATTACAAAGAGAATTCAGGTCCCAACCAAAGATACAAAACAAAGTTCTACAGCTAATGCAAAGATTGACAAACCGGCCGCAGCAGAATAGCACTCAGCTAGATTCAAGGAATTAATAAATAACATGCTTTGTAAGTATAAAACTATCTATTCTAAGCGATACTTTTGTAGGTCTTTCTCCAAAGTAATGGTAACACCACTACGAAAACCATTTTTCGTGGCGGCTATTttagattttcgctggcggaatTTGAAACCGCCACAAAGAAAAGACCAGTGAAAATCAAGATCTTCGCTAGCATTTATCAACCGCTagtgataatttatttttgcaaGCAGTCGTCTTAAGCTAGCCTCCAGCAAAAATCCATTTTCGCTAACGGTTAGCTTAAGACGGCCGCTAGCGAAAATACATTTTCGCTGGCGGGTTACACTGTGCTAGCCGCCAGTGAAAATGCTGGCcaagtttaaaaaaaacgaCGGACGAGCGACGCTCCATCTGTCTCCGTCAACACTCCACCATTAAAAAATTTCACAGAAATTTACCTACGCATTCAAAAATTCACAGAAATTTACATCAACAATTTACAGTAAAAAATTTCCATTCACCCAAGCATTCAAGCATCACAAAAAACAATACATTAACAAAAATTTGAAGTCATCATCGTGGCGCTGCCCCCGTCGGTgtcggcggcggatccggcctcctAGGTCGTCGTGGCGACGGATCCAGCCACCCCTGTCGTCGCGACGGCGGATCCGGCCTTCCTGGTGCCGCATCGGCTGGATCCGGCAGGCCCCGAGCTGGCGGCAGCctacggcggtggtggcgacggcaactggcggcagtggaggagggagagggaggagagcccGCCGCCGGACCCATCGctcacgtcgtcgtcgtcactgaGACACGCCGCTGAGCCCGCCGGAACCTCCACCAGAACCATCTCCCTGAGCCGACGCCGAGAGCCGCCGTCACAGCCGCTGGATCTATTGCTCCCTCCACCACACCACCGCCCCCTCCATGAGCCGACGCCGTGAGCCATCTTCGCAGCCGCTGacctccctgccgccgccgctggagccgCTGTCCTCcccaccgtgcgccgccgccgaagccgctgTTGCTagacccgccgccgctgccgatggggagggagggagaatgtggtggtgggtgggttgagaggagaagagaTAGAGGCGTGGGTGAGGAgacagaggaggagagggatatTAATGTGTGGGTGGAGACAGCTAGGTTTAAATGCTTTTTTTTAAGGGTGGCCATGTTTTTCCTGGTGGATGTGTTTAGggaccgccagcaaaaattttcgctggtggtcacttaagaggtccgcctcgAAAAATACGGTTTTTTTATGGCGGATCTCTTAGCGTGGCCACcaacgaaaattgattttcgctgGCAGTCCACAGCCCCCCAACCCTCATTACATTTTTGCTAGCGGTTTTTGCGtatggccgccagcgaaaattatAAGGTGATGCCATGAAAAATTGTTTTTGTCGTAGTGTAATACACAGAAATAAATGATGTTATAATTCTGTAATGCTGACTAAAACATTTTAGGAAGGAAAACAAAGCATCTTTAACATTCTAATTATCATGCTATCTTTAGAAGATGACAATATGGCATTCCAGCAGCCTGGACCATGTGATGTGCTAAAGCACATAATAATACATTCTCATCTCAGAAACATATTTAAATTGTTAGAATTACTAAAGAGCCCTTTGCGCGTTGATTACTAAACAAAGCTTCACAGCCACCCACCGATCTCGCGTTGCTTCCAGATGAGTAATTCTTTTAACAAAGCTTCTCCAcgttttttatttccatttaaTCATAACTACCGTACTCCTTTTTGGGTATTGTACCCGCCAGGTTTAGTATTGATTTGATGATCTTGGGTGTGCTTATGCCCTCAGGGGAcgccctgccctccttatattgGCGGAGGAGAcgccctgccctccttatataggcggAGGAGACATGTTTACAATATAGAGATTTAACGTAATATGGTTTGAATCTCCTAGAACTACTTTACAAACTTATCGAATCAGGATTACAGGTCATTTTCTTGATACACAAGTATGTAATACCTGAGTCCTAATCCTTTACATATTCCACTTCTATATGGGGGAATATCCAgtgaaaaccatcaaataagTTAAAACACGTGAAAACCAtatctaaaagttttgtaaattcatgaaaacattactagagataggtataggcatgaaatacattcataccaaatctcaagttaaaactcaacttcatttgagagaaacaaaaaagacaaatttcggGTGAATAGTTTTCTGTTACTATTCACCtcaaatttgtcttttttgtttctcttaaATGAAGTAGAGTTTGAACTTGAGATTTGGTATGAATGTATTTCATGCCTATACCTATCTCtagtaattttttcatgaatttacaagACTTTTAGATATGGTTTTCATAAGTTTTCActtatttgatggttttcaccggatatgtcccCTATTCTATATACATAATATATCCCCTGCAACCAGTTGGATAGTCTGGCCGTGTTGGTATAtagtacccataatctccacaatgaTCTGTATGATAATTCTATTTAATTACTATGCACTCTCTTAGCCATGTTGTGAAGACGCTCTGCTATATCTGTCATCTCTGGTCTTTGATCCACCTCACGATTTAGACACTGCACAACCATGCCTGCTAGATTAACAAGTATGTCAACATCATTTGTCGTTGCAATTTCCTCATCAACAAGCTCCGTCACTGTCTTCCCACTTGTGTAAGCATCAATAAAATTCTGACGTAAGCCATTGTTGTCAGAGTGTGAGGCCTTCTTCCTTGTAATGAGCTCCAACAGCACAACTCCAAAACTATAAACATCGCTCTTGTCGGTTAGAAGACCTGTCTGACAATACACTGGATCCATATAACTCGTATCACCAATGATAGACATTGTGTGGTCATGATCCATGGCAAGCAACCTTGATATACCGAAGTCGGAGATCTTTGGTAGAAGGTCATCATTTAAAAGTATATTAGCAGGTTTCACATCACCATGCAGGATGGTAGTGCTTGTTTTGGAGTGCATATAAGCTAGACCTTCTGCTGATTCTGCAGCAATATGCAAACGTTGATCCAAATTGAGAGGAACTCTGTTGCTGCCATGGAGAATGTCTTCGAGGCTACCTTTTGAGACAAACTCATAGACCAAAATTGGGATATCAACCTCTAGGCAGCAACCTATGAGCTTGACAATGTTCTTGTGGATGACTCGAGATTGAATGATAACTTCATTTGCAAATTGGTCCCTTTTTTCCAAACTAACATGAATTGGCTTCTTCACTGCAACTAATTGATTACTATCTCCAATATGCCCCTTGTAGACCTCACCGAAGCCACCCTTTCCAATCACATTGGCATTTTTCAATATTGGCTTAAGATCCTCCTTTTTATATAGCTTGATATTGTTAACCTTTTCCAATATAGGGCCTCCATTctttttgaaaaattctttcatcttttgtttttctctaCGAAGAAGTGCAATGAATATGAACACTGCTGCGATGAAAAGACCACCTACCACACCTACATTACAAAACAATAATATATGAGGATATCAATATGTTTAGCAATTTGATAAATAGTATAACAATGATTTCGATTGAAATAGTTCTACGAACATGAATTAAATATGTGCCCGTTTGCCACTCGCCACATGCACCATCTACATTTTATCTCTTACAAATCacttgatatatattttttgatactactccctccattgaTAAACATAATGGACCTTGACCCTCTCCATTTGTCCTATAAGGCACTTCACAATGAACACTACTTGTCTTATCAATTATCATTCTTCCAATTTTTTCCTATCTTAACTCCAACTACCCTCCCCTATCCAACCGTCCTCACTTATTGAGAGGCATTCTCACTTATTGAGAGGCATTGTAGTCTTTTCTCCCAATTCTTAATCTCTCCAAAGGTgcccaaaatcctttatatttgttgatggagggagtacacaatAGACCATCCATATGTTGCTGTTTTTCCTTGGCTTCAAAAATTACAGTCCACATGGAATGGATCCAAGCAAATGACTATTTTttgccatgcatatatatgtgtgtgtcctATGTGTTAATTAATGCTACCGTACTGATTGTGaacattgatatatatatatatatatatatatatatatatatatatatatatatatatataacttaataTAAAGTAAGATAAGGATATATATGTTTGATGCAGCAAATGCATGCGCATCTAGTGCATGtagggagtggattctaatccctcgaggggatatcccctcgtatacctttttcttccaaattcgatgcaaatagttgtgaaaaattctaaaaaaaattgacaatgtagagtataataATACCTACTAGttcaccaaaattcatgttcaaattcgatctacacatcgagaaaaaaaaagacaaatttagatataaacagtacgctactattcataagctgaatttgtcttttttatatctcgacgtgtgagttgagtttggacttaagattttgtgaagttgtatgtatgtgttgtatgaatgttgtcaattttttttcagaatttttcataaccgtttagatggtttttgaggAAACGAGGGAATATCCCCTCGAgagattagaatagtttcccgtgcatgtaaatatatgtacatattgtTGATCGTTCTTGTGGAAGTTGAACTGAACTTGTAGTAACTCAAGCAAATTAAATATTATTCCTATCTAGTATTTTTATGAatggaataaaaaaacaatacTAGATAGGAATATTGTATGGTTATTGAATACCATAAATTCATATATAGCATAATACTATTGACGCTCATTGTAATAAAACTATCTCACATTCATCTGCATGACATATATACAAAATTCGCAAATCATGCACTGTTAAATGATTAATCAAAATTTCTTGTcatatttttgtttgattttcaATTGAATGTATACTTCTGCGTGTTGAATACACACTCTACAAATTTCCAATGTAAAACTAATTAACATTGATTGACATTATTATACGAAGTGGACGATGAGATCGAATATACGCACACATACCTACAACGATCTGTGCAGGGAGAGGAAAATTTTGGATGCACTATTGACTGTATGGATCAGCACTGTGGGACCCCTTGGGACACCCGCATTCATAGGAACCCGGCAAGTTCCGGCAGTCACCAAAGCACGTGTACAACTCCGGGTGTAGGCACTCATCAATATCTGTGTTAATTTGTACATCAAGTATATCCGGCATAACGATTAGCTGATCATATATATACTGTGgtgaaaattaattaatcatgcatcgaTATAGTAATAGACAACATGCAAACTAAAGAGGCCATAGATATAGTTTCGAAGACAATGACAGTCGTCAAGAGTATGCAAGCATCCACCCCGGTCACGCACGGCATGTAAAGAACCACCATATACAATGTTTTGTCCTCAATCAATCTTCTATAGCATATCCGTAATTATATATGGGCCTAGTCCGTTATAACATATGGGCATGTTAATTAGTAGTACTCGTATATCCTAATAAGTAGTACCTCAAGGTGGAGCGTCTTTGGGAGGCAGTGAAATCGATGGAGATGGGTGATTCACGCAAAGATTAAGTGAAAATTGTGTGAGGGAAGTAGTAGTTAAAAACGCTTGTATTTACAAACAAATGTTAAGCGCCAGaagtgtactccctccggttacATAATTTTCGACGATTTGGATAAGGCTAAGgttaaccttttataattttgactatgaataattttaaaattattttgtttaaaggaactagaacatATATGGATTTATCTTTCAAAATACTgtcataaaaactaaacatgcatttagttattgtatatattataataattaaataaatatggtcaacaaaTATATTTCGAAGACCGTGCCATTGTGTAAAACATCGAGAATTATGGAACTGGAAGACTAGTT
Above is a window of Oryza sativa Japonica Group chromosome 10, ASM3414082v1 DNA encoding:
- the LOC107278104 gene encoding LOW QUALITY PROTEIN: wall-associated receptor kinase 2 (The sequence of the model RefSeq protein was modified relative to this genomic sequence to represent the inferred CDS: substituted 1 base at 1 genomic stop codon); the protein is MMSLRQENIAMSTSTTPLIVLVLQLLLIASTDSSRSATAGESVTMMAGCPGNCGGVGIPYPFGIGAGCFRRGFEIICNDDDAAPFLAGSGGSLIPVSDLSFDPPEARVMLPIGWQCFNSSDKVDGYRGPRVDFNRDGAYRVSHTRSHLVVLGCNTLAYVGTQHRPGVVDSDYDHASYTGCLCYCNDSSSAVSGDCDGVGCCQVDIPPDITDNTVSFDGTYSHKRNLNFSPCDYAFLVEKDNYTFSTADLRMDKNRTMPVRLDWAIRDNLTCSQARKTAAQVGGYACVSDNSDCHDSTNGPGYVCKCNSGYDGNPYLPNGCIDIDECLHPELYTCFGDCRNLPGSYECGCPKGSHSADPYSQXCIQNFPLPAQIVVGVVGGLFIAAVFIFIALLRREKQKMKEFFKKNGGPILEKVNNIKLYKKEDLKPILKNANVIGKGGFGEVYKGHIGDSNQLVAVKKPIHVSLEKRDQFANEVIIQSRVIHKNIVKLIGCCLEVDIPILVYEFVSKGSLEDILHGSNRVPLNLDQRLHIAAESAEGLAYMHSKTSTTILHGDVKPANILLNDDLLPKISDFGISRLLAMDHDHTMSIIGDTSYMDPVYCQTGLLTDKSDVYSFGVVLLELITRKKASHSDNNGLRQNFIDAYTSGKTVTELVDEEIATTNDVDILVNLAGMVVQCLNREVDQRPEMTDIAERLHNMAKRVHSN